Proteins encoded in a region of the Polynucleobacter antarcticus genome:
- the ffh gene encoding signal recognition particle protein has protein sequence MLENLTDRLSRVVKTMRGQARLTESNTAEMLREIRLALLEADVALPVVKSLLEQIKFKALGEEVVGSLSPGQALVGVVQRELTQVMRGDASQSSELSLATQPPAVILMAGLQGAGKTTSVGKLAKFLQEKKKKKVLTVSCDVYRPAAIEQLETVSKQVGAEFFPSSIDQKPNDIAIAALDWARRHYFDVLLVDTAGRLGIDEALMQEIKTLHASLKPIETLFVVDAMLGQDAVNTAKAFHETLPLTGVILTKLDGDSRGGAALSVRQITGVPLKFIGVAEKMDGLEAFDAERMANRILGMGDILALVEQAQQNVDIAKAEKLAGKISKGGFDLGDFRDQLTQMQQMGGMASMLDKLPSHMAQAASKANLSVADKQTQRMRGIIDSMTPRERSKPELLKASRKRRIAAGAGVQVQEVNRLLAQFDQMQTMMKQFKGGKMARTMATMAAKGAAKGLGGLFKK, from the coding sequence ATGCTAGAGAATCTCACCGACCGCCTATCTCGTGTTGTTAAAACAATGCGGGGCCAGGCTCGCCTTACCGAAAGTAATACGGCAGAAATGCTTCGGGAGATCCGTCTAGCCCTACTGGAGGCTGACGTAGCACTGCCGGTAGTCAAATCCCTGCTTGAACAGATTAAGTTCAAAGCCCTTGGTGAAGAAGTGGTTGGAAGCCTCAGTCCAGGCCAAGCATTAGTAGGCGTAGTTCAGCGCGAGCTGACCCAGGTGATGCGAGGAGATGCCTCCCAAAGTAGTGAACTGAGCTTAGCGACCCAGCCTCCCGCCGTAATACTGATGGCTGGACTACAAGGAGCAGGTAAAACCACTTCCGTTGGAAAACTAGCCAAGTTTTTACAAGAGAAAAAGAAAAAGAAAGTACTCACGGTTTCTTGTGACGTCTATCGTCCTGCAGCGATTGAGCAATTAGAAACTGTCAGTAAACAAGTAGGCGCTGAATTTTTCCCAAGCAGTATTGATCAAAAGCCCAATGACATTGCAATCGCAGCGTTAGATTGGGCGCGCCGCCACTACTTTGATGTCTTATTGGTCGATACAGCGGGACGCTTAGGTATCGATGAGGCTTTGATGCAAGAAATCAAAACCTTGCATGCCAGCTTAAAGCCGATTGAGACCCTATTTGTAGTGGATGCGATGTTGGGTCAAGATGCTGTTAATACAGCTAAAGCATTCCATGAGACGCTGCCCCTGACAGGCGTCATTCTGACTAAGCTTGATGGTGATTCCCGTGGCGGTGCTGCCCTATCGGTGCGTCAGATAACTGGTGTGCCACTTAAATTTATCGGTGTCGCCGAAAAAATGGATGGGCTGGAGGCCTTCGATGCGGAGCGCATGGCGAACCGCATTTTGGGAATGGGTGACATTCTTGCGCTAGTAGAACAAGCACAGCAAAACGTAGACATTGCCAAAGCAGAAAAATTAGCGGGTAAGATTTCTAAAGGTGGATTTGATCTCGGCGACTTCCGGGATCAACTTACTCAAATGCAGCAAATGGGGGGTATGGCCAGTATGCTGGATAAGCTGCCTAGTCATATGGCGCAAGCGGCATCTAAAGCGAATCTCAGTGTTGCAGATAAGCAAACGCAGCGTATGCGGGGCATTATCGATAGCATGACGCCCAGAGAGCGGAGCAAACCTGAGCTATTAAAAGCCAGCCGAAAACGTCGCATCGCTGCAGGTGCGGGTGTTCAAGTTCAAGAGGTTAATCGTCTATTAGCGCAGTTTGATCAAATGCAAACGATGATGAAGCAATTCAAAGGCGGCAAGATGGCGCGTACCATGGCAACGATGGCTGCGAAAGGAGCCGCCAAAGGACTTGGCGGCTTATTCAAGAAATAA
- a CDS encoding cytochrome C assembly family protein — MTGLIRAAIFLILVIHGLQLHNSVFTPQGFVFGFAQNLSLIAWVGLAFYWFQSGFLPIASLRWLVLVFAFVCSIFPAVFSGTLISPIAVSDPWFKGHFIVATISVGLLSLAAMHAILMSVQDRALHRQLEIAPNGRLAHWLEDLPPLLTMESLLFNLLYVGFALLSLTVFSGLLFSQALFGRPLVFDHKTIFALISWFLFAGLLIARWRVGLRGRVALRWVLSAYIALLLAYVGSRFVLEVILQRA; from the coding sequence ATGACTGGCTTGATTCGTGCGGCTATTTTTCTTATTTTGGTGATTCATGGGCTGCAGTTACATAACTCAGTCTTTACGCCACAGGGATTTGTGTTTGGCTTTGCCCAGAATCTTTCTCTCATTGCTTGGGTAGGGCTAGCTTTTTATTGGTTCCAGTCTGGCTTCTTACCGATTGCTAGCTTGCGTTGGTTGGTGTTGGTATTTGCCTTTGTTTGCTCCATCTTTCCCGCTGTATTTTCGGGCACGCTTATTTCGCCTATTGCAGTCTCAGATCCCTGGTTTAAGGGGCACTTTATCGTCGCCACTATTTCGGTGGGTTTGCTGAGCTTGGCAGCCATGCATGCGATCTTGATGAGCGTTCAAGATCGCGCTTTACATCGTCAACTAGAGATTGCTCCAAATGGACGACTGGCTCATTGGCTAGAGGATCTCCCGCCTCTATTGACCATGGAAAGCCTGCTCTTTAATTTACTTTACGTTGGTTTTGCCCTGTTGAGTTTGACGGTATTTTCGGGTTTATTGTTCTCCCAAGCCCTATTCGGTAGGCCTCTGGTTTTTGACCACAAGACCATCTTTGCCCTGATTTCTTGGTTTTTGTTTGCCGGCTTACTCATTGCGCGTTGGCGCGTTGGCTTGCGTGGGCGCGTTGCTTTGCGTTGGGTCTTGAGTGCTTACATTGCCTTACTGTTGGCTTATGTAGGAAGCCGTTTTGTGTTGGAAGTGATTCTTCAGAGAGCATGA
- a CDS encoding PP0621 family protein — protein MKWFLLFGGIALAYFWFKGKKKAAVAATQASKSQSLRPKVSNPEVMVRCQCCAVHLPQSEAIAKDDRFYCSRKTYPYFGCNGLAWVCNLAYFT, from the coding sequence ATGAAGTGGTTTCTCTTATTTGGTGGTATCGCCCTGGCATATTTTTGGTTTAAGGGTAAAAAAAAGGCGGCAGTAGCAGCCACGCAGGCCTCTAAATCTCAGAGCTTGCGGCCTAAAGTCTCCAATCCAGAAGTGATGGTGCGGTGCCAGTGTTGCGCCGTACATTTGCCTCAATCAGAGGCTATTGCTAAAGACGATCGCTTTTATTGCTCTAGAAAAACATACCCATACTTTGGATGCAACGGGTTGGCTTGGGTCTGCAACTTGGCGTATTTCACCTAA
- the ampD gene encoding 1,6-anhydro-N-acetylmuramyl-L-alanine amidase AmpD, with protein sequence MLKTIAFIALEKHTHTLDATGWLGSATWRISPNQDNRPEGVTPDLLVLHHISLPPSGFTERSSTAFIVDFFQNKLNISKHPYFREIADQAVSSHFLISRNGEVFQFVSTQKKAWHAGLSSFLGREKCNDFSIGIELEGDETHPFEEIQYEALAKLTDQLSTKYPNLAFAGHSDIAPGRKTDPGIQFDWKRLQTKSNIPAEKFPFGFDSR encoded by the coding sequence TTGCTAAAGACGATCGCTTTTATTGCTCTAGAAAAACATACCCATACTTTGGATGCAACGGGTTGGCTTGGGTCTGCAACTTGGCGTATTTCACCTAATCAAGATAATCGACCTGAGGGAGTAACACCCGATTTGCTGGTGTTGCACCATATTAGCCTTCCGCCTAGTGGCTTTACTGAAAGAAGTAGCACAGCATTCATCGTTGATTTCTTTCAAAATAAACTCAACATATCAAAGCATCCTTATTTCAGGGAAATAGCCGATCAAGCCGTATCAAGTCATTTCCTCATTTCTCGTAATGGTGAGGTCTTTCAGTTTGTCTCTACCCAAAAGAAAGCCTGGCATGCAGGTCTGTCTTCTTTTTTGGGTCGGGAAAAGTGTAATGATTTCTCTATAGGTATTGAGCTAGAGGGAGATGAGACACATCCCTTTGAAGAGATTCAATATGAGGCGCTTGCAAAACTCACTGATCAATTGAGTACAAAGTATCCTAATTTGGCTTTTGCTGGGCATAGCGATATTGCTCCAGGCAGAAAAACAGACCCCGGCATTCAGTTTGACTGGAAAAGGTTACAAACAAAAAGCAACATTCCCGCTGAAAAATTTCCCTTCGGATTTGATTCCCGCTAG
- a CDS encoding ribonucleoside-diphosphate reductase subunit alpha: MTYANPETVGQTAGTMNPGMNPSDSISQTPSAGFIAGGVGGGQATQLSDYKIIRRNGSVVAFEPSKIAIAVTKAFLAVNGGQGAASARVREQVEQLTNAVVRALLRSRPNGGTFHIEDIQDQVELALMRSGEHNVARAYVLYREKRNQERATQQGIAQETQAASQATDAGLKVIDNGEEKWLDMAALRTIIEAACEGLGTHIVSSPIITETIKNVYDGVPMAQVYDSAILASRTLIEIDPAYSQVTARILMHVIRKEILGREVLQGDMQAEYSTYFAKYINEGISAELLDPRMREFDLPRLAAALNASRDLQFNYLGLQTLYDRYFLHIEDRRIEMPQAFFMRVAMGLSLNELDRERRAIEFYEILSTFDFMSSTPTLFNSATTRPQLSSCYLTTVDDDLDGIYEALKENALLSKFAGGLGNDWTNVRALGSHIKGTNGKSQGVVPFLKVVNDTAVAVNQGGKRKGAVCAYLETWHLDIEEFLELRKNTGDDRRRTHDMNTSNWIPDLFMKRVMEGGDWTLFSPSNTPDLHDLFGKAFEATYVAYEKKADAGELKPFRRIPAQQLWRKMLGMLFETGHPWITFKDPCNIRSPQQHIGVVHSSNLCTEITLNTNETEIAVCNLGSVNLTAHMTTDASGKMILDHEKLQKTVRTAMRMLDNVIDINYYAVAKARNSNLKHRPVGMGIMGFQDCLHMQRIPYASDEAVKFADSSMEAVCYYAYQASNELAQERGVYTTYKGSLWDRGILPQDSVALLAAERGGYLEVDNSSTMDWSGLRANIKQYGMRNSNCVAIAPTATISNIIGVSACIEPTFQNLFVKSNLSGEFTVVNEYLVRDLKDRGLWDEVMIADLKYFDGTLSKIDRVPQDLRDLYATAFEVEPSWLVEAASRRQKWIDQAQSLNIYMGGASGKKLDDTYKLAWLRGLKTTYYLRTMAATHIEKSTVKSGQLNAVSSGGGVNGTDAAASQELDGPACTMRPGDDGFEECEACQ; encoded by the coding sequence ATGACATACGCCAATCCAGAGACAGTAGGGCAGACAGCCGGCACAATGAACCCAGGTATGAATCCTTCGGATTCAATAAGCCAAACCCCTTCCGCCGGCTTTATTGCTGGTGGTGTAGGTGGTGGTCAAGCTACCCAATTGTCTGATTACAAGATTATTCGCCGTAATGGCTCGGTGGTAGCATTTGAGCCGTCCAAAATTGCGATTGCAGTAACAAAAGCATTTTTAGCAGTGAATGGTGGCCAAGGTGCTGCTTCTGCCCGAGTACGTGAGCAGGTCGAGCAATTAACAAACGCGGTAGTGCGCGCCTTGTTGCGCAGTCGCCCTAATGGCGGCACTTTCCATATTGAAGATATTCAAGATCAGGTAGAGCTGGCATTAATGCGCAGTGGTGAGCATAACGTTGCTCGTGCTTATGTTCTTTATCGCGAGAAGCGCAATCAAGAGCGCGCTACACAGCAAGGCATTGCTCAAGAAACGCAAGCCGCTTCACAGGCAACTGACGCTGGCCTTAAGGTTATAGATAACGGCGAAGAGAAGTGGTTGGATATGGCGGCATTGCGCACCATTATTGAGGCAGCTTGTGAAGGCCTCGGTACCCATATTGTTTCTAGCCCCATCATTACTGAAACGATTAAGAATGTATACGATGGCGTCCCAATGGCCCAAGTGTATGATTCCGCAATTTTGGCCTCACGTACTTTAATCGAAATTGATCCGGCTTATAGTCAAGTCACCGCCCGTATCTTGATGCACGTAATCCGTAAAGAAATTTTAGGTCGTGAAGTCTTGCAAGGCGATATGCAGGCTGAGTACAGCACCTATTTTGCTAAGTACATTAATGAAGGAATTTCTGCTGAGTTATTAGATCCACGCATGCGTGAGTTTGATCTTCCAAGATTAGCTGCAGCATTGAACGCTAGCCGAGATTTGCAGTTCAACTACCTTGGACTGCAGACTTTGTATGACCGCTATTTCTTGCACATCGAGGATCGCCGTATTGAAATGCCGCAGGCATTCTTTATGCGTGTGGCGATGGGCTTATCTTTGAATGAGTTAGATCGTGAGCGTCGTGCTATTGAGTTTTATGAAATCCTATCTACCTTTGATTTCATGTCTAGTACGCCAACACTGTTTAACTCAGCGACTACACGACCACAGTTGTCGAGCTGCTACTTAACAACTGTAGATGATGATCTTGATGGTATCTACGAAGCCTTAAAAGAAAATGCGCTCTTGTCTAAGTTTGCTGGTGGTTTAGGTAATGACTGGACTAACGTACGCGCATTGGGAAGTCATATCAAAGGCACTAATGGTAAATCCCAAGGGGTCGTGCCATTCCTCAAAGTAGTTAATGACACAGCAGTTGCGGTAAATCAAGGTGGTAAGCGTAAGGGTGCGGTTTGCGCCTACCTCGAAACATGGCACTTAGATATCGAGGAGTTCTTAGAGTTGCGTAAGAACACAGGCGATGATCGTCGTCGTACCCATGATATGAATACCTCTAATTGGATTCCAGATTTATTCATGAAGCGTGTCATGGAGGGTGGTGATTGGACATTATTCTCACCTTCAAATACACCTGACTTACATGACTTATTTGGTAAGGCATTTGAAGCGACTTATGTTGCTTATGAGAAAAAAGCAGATGCTGGTGAGCTCAAGCCGTTCCGCCGTATTCCTGCGCAACAATTGTGGCGCAAGATGTTGGGTATGTTATTTGAAACAGGTCATCCATGGATTACTTTTAAAGATCCTTGCAACATCCGCAGTCCGCAGCAGCACATTGGCGTAGTTCATTCCTCTAACTTGTGTACTGAAATTACCCTCAATACCAATGAGACTGAAATCGCCGTTTGTAACTTAGGCTCTGTGAACTTAACTGCACACATGACAACGGACGCCTCTGGCAAGATGATTTTGGATCATGAGAAGCTCCAAAAAACAGTGCGCACTGCAATGCGGATGTTGGATAACGTGATCGATATTAATTACTATGCTGTTGCTAAGGCGCGTAACTCGAATTTGAAGCATCGTCCAGTCGGTATGGGCATCATGGGCTTCCAAGATTGTTTACATATGCAGCGCATTCCTTACGCTAGCGATGAAGCGGTGAAATTTGCTGATTCTTCTATGGAAGCAGTGTGCTACTACGCGTATCAAGCCTCAAATGAATTAGCTCAAGAGCGCGGTGTTTATACGACCTATAAAGGTTCTCTATGGGATCGCGGCATTCTTCCGCAAGATTCAGTAGCGCTGTTGGCAGCTGAGCGTGGCGGCTACCTAGAGGTGGATAATTCATCTACTATGGATTGGAGTGGTTTGCGTGCGAATATCAAGCAGTACGGTATGCGGAATTCCAATTGCGTAGCGATTGCACCGACTGCCACAATTTCTAATATTATTGGTGTATCAGCCTGTATTGAGCCTACATTCCAGAACTTGTTTGTGAAATCCAACCTCTCAGGTGAGTTCACAGTAGTAAACGAGTACTTGGTACGTGATTTGAAGGATCGCGGCCTGTGGGATGAGGTGATGATTGCCGATTTGAAGTACTTTGATGGCACTCTGTCCAAGATTGATCGTGTTCCCCAAGATCTGCGCGATTTGTATGCCACTGCTTTTGAAGTGGAGCCAAGTTGGTTAGTGGAAGCAGCTTCCCGTCGTCAGAAGTGGATTGACCAGGCGCAGTCGCTCAATATCTACATGGGTGGCGCATCGGGTAAGAAGTTGGATGATACGTATAAGTTAGCCTGGTTGCGCGGTTTAAAGACAACGTATTACCTTCGCACAATGGCGGCAACCCATATTGAGAAGTCTACTGTGAAGAGTGGCCAACTTAATGCCGTTTCTAGCGGTGGTGGCGTGAATGGTACCGATGCTGCAGCATCTCAGGAATTAGATGGGCCAGCATGCACTATGCGTCCTGGCGATGATGGATTTGAAGAATGTGAAGCTTGTCAGTAA